The Thalassospira sp. TSL5-1 region TGGCTGGATCGAAAGTTACCGTATCATCGAACGCAAAACCAAAAACGGCCGTTCCATCATGGCCGGCGTTGAAGTCACCCTCAATGAATGGATGTTCAAGGCGATTGTCATTGATCGACGGGTTCTGACCATCAGCCCGCGTTATTTCGACCTTTCCAAGGGGCTGGAACGGCGCATTTATGAACTTGCCCGCAAACATTGCGGCCAGCAGCGCAGTTGGCTGATCAGCATTCCCTCGCTGAAGGAAAAATGCGGCTCTGACCGCGAAGAACGCAAGTTTCGCGCCGATCTGGGCAAGATCATCGAGGATGGCAATATCCCCGATTATTCGCTGCGCATGGGCAAATCCGCCGATTTCGACAGCGCCTTTAAAAGCCGTAATCCCAAGGAATGGATGCTGGAGGTCCGTCCCATCCGTCCGCAAAGTGACGAAACACTTGATGCTGCAGCCAATCCGGCCGAGGAAAGCCCCGAAAAGCTGTTTGAACGGGGCGATGCCCAATTTCGGCCCAAGCCCCTTTCCATCCACGTCATCAATAATGCCCGTGAACGCTTCCCAGACTGGGATATAGACCATCTGGAGCGTGAATGGGCCAGTTCAAGCCAGAGAAACCAACTGGTCATCAAGGACCCGGAAAAGGCCTTCATGGCGTTTTGCGAACGCTATGTCGCCAATCGCAGCATCGATATGTAAGGCCATCTGTGGATAACTTTTGGCCCTTAACGGCATATCGCGGACCAAAGATCGGTACATCACGGACGATCAGTCGATACTTTGCGGTCGTGTTATTGCGGACGGGAGATTTGATACTTCGCGGACAATTGATCGGTACAACGCGGACGCCACAGCATCACTGACTCCTGAAAACACAAAGGAGTCTCATTTCCACGTAACTTATATAACTCTACTCTAACAATCTTTATTAACTCATATAACAAATCTAAGGTGTTTGGACGTTATATATGAATTAATCTTTTGTTAATAAATAAAACCATACAGCACGTTCCCTGTCCACAAGAAAAGCAGGAACCCGCTTTACCAGCCAACCAGTGTTCGTTTCAAAAAAGCCTTGTCAGGTTCCATATTTGGGAATATATCCCACATATGGAACAAACACAGCAAAACACCCTTGATCAGCAAATCGCAAGGCAGCTCCGTCATTTGCGACAACAGCAAACCTGGAGCCTGGACACGCTTGCCAGTAAAACCGGCATTAGCAAATCCACACTTTCCCGGTTGGAGAAAGCCGATGTCAGCCCGACAACAGATATGCTTGCCAAATTATGCAGTGCGTATTCGTTAACATTGTCACGGCTAATGCTGCTGATTGAAGAAGATTTTCAGCCTTATTACCCGGTCAAACAACAACCGGTCTGGACTGACCCTGAAACGGGCTTTATCCGGCGTTCACTATCACCACCAGCATCAACTCTGGCCGGTGAAGTTCTTGAGTGCACTATCCCTGCCAACACAACAATAACCTACGCCCAGCCCCCCAAAATCGGGCTTGAACATCATCTTGTTCTGCAAGAAGGGGAACTGACTTTATCCCTTGATAACAGGCATTACACGTTAAAGCCGGGAGACAGTCTTCGTTATCAGCTTACTGGAACAAGTTGCTTTCAAACACCGCCTGCGTCGGCGGCTCGCTACTACCTGTTTATTGTTTAAGAAAACCCATGCAAATCCATGACGTTAATCCCGACATCACGATAGAAAACTGCCAACCTGACCTGTTTGATCATTATCTTGATGACCTGGCACATCTTCTTCATGCCTGCATTTATGCAGGGGCCAGTATCAGTTTTATCCATCCCTTTGACATCGAAGCTGCCAGGGGTTTTTGGCAAAAAAGCGTCAGGCCCGGTGTTATCGCGGGAACCAGAAATGTCTTGGTGGTAAAGGTGAATGGCGCCATCGCGGGCTCGGTTCAGCTTGATTGTGATACACCGCCAAACCAGCAGCACCGTGCCGAAGTGGCAAAATTGCTGGTTCATCCGGATTATCGCCGCCAGGGCCTGGCAAAAAGGTTGATGGGGGCACTGGAAGATCTGGCAAAAACCCGTAAACGAACCCTGATCACCCTTGATACCCGTACAGGGGACAAGGCAGAACCGCTTTACCGCGCACTAGGATATCACACCGTTGGGTCCATCCCCGCTTTCGCCAAAGACCCGTTTACCGATAGCCTTGATCCAACCACGATCATGTATAAGCAGCTATAAGCTGCATCTGGGACTTTAATGCACAGACGGCAGGATATGATGAGGTCCGGTTAATCGTTTAACCGTGCTCGACCATCAAAATGTGCTCGGCAGTCAGGACCGTTTCATCATTTTGGTTTAAAACATCAATCCGTTCAATGACCTGGCCGAAATCAGGATGGTCTGTTTCAGCAACCAGACGGGAAACGGTGATGGCCGAATGCAGCGTGTCGCCAATGAAAACCGGACGGACAAAGCGGACCCGGTCATATCCCGATGAAAAAGCAACCGGATTGTTGCTGGTTTGCGACGCCAAGCCGACAGCAAAGGAAAAAACCAGGGTTCCATGCGCGATGCGACGTTTGAACTCGGTCGATTTGGCAAATTCGGCATCCATGTGATGGGGGGAGAAATCCCCTGTATGCCCGGCATGTACGACAATATCGGTTTCAGTAATCGTGCGGGCAGGGCTCTGGCGGACATCCCCCTTGTGGTAATCTTTGAAATATTGCTTTTTTTCCATGCCGCTTTTCGCCCCTTCACACAGGATTTTCATCCTGTTGCCCCTGTCTGATGAAATCAGCTGATTTTCTATCCTGCTTTTACCAACAGGCCTCAGATCTTGCAATTAATCCGGGGGAAACAATAGGGATCATGGTTGGTGAATGGCGGCGTAATGGTGCGGATCTTCGATCCATAATACGGAAATTCGGAAATCGATAATCGTTTTTTGTCTGCCAAAATATTGATAATAAATGATTCAATTAAGTTCTACTGAGTTATTACGGTATTTTAAATACGGTAAAATACCGACATTGGCGAGTTGGGCAAAGACCGATTGTTTTGGCCTCCGCCTGATCAACATTCGGTACATCACGGACATTCGATATGTCCGTGAAATGCCGATAGTTTTGGGAGTTTGCCCGTTAAATGGCATGAACCTGAGCCGGGATTCGTTTTGAAAACCTGATTTTCGGCACCTTTTCGCACAATCGCGTGAAACAGGCAGGTGTAGCGATGTGTATCGCAGTCTGCGCGACGGTTCCTGTAACCTCATGATTTATTTTGGTAATTCGCGTTTCAAATGAAAAACATGAAACGCACTTCAAAACAAATGTTTCAAAGTTATCTTGAATGAAACACTTGTTGTTTTGTTTCGCACGATATGACTAAATTTCCATCATTGTGCAGAAGCAAGCAGGACGAATATGCCAGCATATGATGATTTCCGCGAAAAACTGATTGACCAATATGATGCGATGAGCCCACAGCTTCAGCGTGCGGCACGTTATATGCTGGATCATCCTGATGATGTTGCTCTTAAATCGATGCGCGCGCTGGCAATAGCTGCCGATGTGCCGGCCAGCACCCTTGTCCGGCTCATGAAAACCATCGGCATTGCCAGTTATCAGGAGTTTCGGTTGAGCTTTCAAAACCGATTGCGCGATATACCGGCCAGTTACACGGGGCGTGCACGACAATTGCAGCATCGTGGCACAGTTGCGGAAACCACCGGAAGTGATGGTGATGATACCTCTCTCGAAACCAGCAACACGACCGAAACAACCCTGATTGATGAAATTCTGCAGCAGGAGCTGGGCAATCTTGCGCATTCTTATGGGCCCGGGATGCGCTCTGCCCTGCGCGATGCCTGTATGCTTATTGAAAATGCCCGGCACGTTTTTGTGCTGGGGCGGCGCGGCGCGTTTCCTGCTGCCTTTCAATTTGCCTACGCCTATCGGTTTTTTGCCGACAATCTGACACTGGTTGATGGTGCCGCAGGCACATTTGGCGATCAATTGCGTGGTATGGGGCGGCGTGATGTTCTGTTGGCGGTCAGCCTGAGCCCCTATGCCAATGACAGCCTGCATGTGGTGGATTATGCGCTGACGCAAAAAACCGCCGTCATTAGTGTCACGGACTCAGATGTTTCCCCACTGGCGCGTCATGCCAGTGCTAACCTGCTAATTGCCGATGCCTCCCCATCGTTTTTTCAAAGTTTTACCGCAGCCACATCAATAATGCAGGCGCTGGTTGCCCTTTTGGTGGCACGCGGCGGTGAACCTGCACTTCAACAAATTGCCCGGGCCGAAAAACAGCTTTCGGCTTTCGAGACATACTGGCAGGACGCCAGTCCCAAACGGAACACAAGATCATGACAACACATGTTTTACATCGTAACAGCCTTGTTCAGCCGCCGCGCGCCGTTGCGGGCGAGGGGATTTATATCATTGATGAAAACGGCAAACGGTATCTTGATGCGTCGGGCGGGGCGGCTGTTTCGTGCCTGGGGCATTCGGACCCGGATGTGCGGGCCGCGATTATTGAGCAGGTTGGAAAACTTGCCTACGCCCATTCCGGTTTCTTTTCATCCGATCCAATGGAAGAACTGGCTGACGACCTGATTGCCCATGCCGCGGCCGGTATGGAAAAGGTGTATTTTGTTTCCGGCGGGTCCGAGGCGGTTGAGGCTGCCCTGAAAATGGCGAGGCAATATTTTCTGGAAATTGGCGAGCCGGAGCGCAAATTTGTTATTGCCCGCCGACAGAGCTATCACGGCAATACGCTGGGCGCGCTTTCGGTTGGTGGAAATATGTGGCGCAGACGGCAGTTTGAACCCCTGTTGATCGATGCCAGCCATGTTTCGCCCTGTTATGCCTATCGTGACCAGCAAATGGGCGAAACAGCCGAAGATTATGGATTGCGGGTGGCAAACGAGCTTGAAGACGCGATCCTGAAGCTGGGGGCAGGCCAGGTTGCCGCCTTTGTTGCCGAGCCGGTTGTGGGTGCAACATCGGGTGCGGTTGCTGCCGTGCCGGGCTATTTCAAACGCATTCGCGACATATGCGACCAGTACGGTGTTTTGTTGATCCTTGATGAAGTGATGTGTGGCATGGGGCGCACCGGTACGCTTCATGCGATTGAGCAGGAAGGTATCTCGGGCGATTTGCAAACGATTGCCAAGGGCCTTGGTGCGGGCTATCAGCCGATTGGTGCGGTACTGGTTTCAGGCAAAATTGACCGGGCCATTGCCAATGGCAGCGGGTTTTTTCAGCATGGGCATACCTATCAGGGCCATGCAACCGCCTGTGCTGCCGCCCTGGCAACCCAGCGGGCCATTCGGGGCAGGGGGCTTTTAGCAAATGTCGTAAAACAGGGGGAAACCCTGCAAAATGCGCTGATGACGCGCTTTGCCGATCATCCCTATATAGGTGATATTCGTGGGCGTGGTTTGTTTCGCGGTGTTGAATTTGTCGCCGATCGAACAACAAAACAGCCCTTTGACCCGTCCCTGAAAATTCATGCCAAAATCAAGAAAACCGCCTTTGAAAACGGGCTGATGTGCTATCCGATGGGCGGTACGATTGACGGGCAGCGCGGGGATCATGTGTTGTTTGCGCCGCCCTATATTGTGAAGGAAGAACAGATTGACGACATCGTGACCCTGTTTGCCAAAACTGTGGATCAGGTCTTTTCAGCAAAGGGGCAGAAATGAGCCTTTATGCACAAACACCCGCCATCCTGGCTGTTGCCCCGAACGGCGCGCGCAAAATGCCAGCCGATTATCCGGGTTTGCCGATTACACCGGAAGATATTGCCCGCGAGGCGCGGGCCTGCCTTGAGGCTGGGGCATCGGTTATTCATTTGCATGTCCGAGATGATGAAGGCGGTCATAGCCTGGATACCGGGCGCTACCGTGAAGCGATACAGGAAATTCGCGCAGCCGTTGGCGAGGATATGCTGATACAGGTTACAAGCGAGGCGGTTGGCATTTATGAGGCCGACGCCCAGATGGCGATGGTGCGTGAATTGGTGCCCGAGGCGGTGTCGCTGGCCATTCGCGAAGTGGCACCAGAAGGTTGTGATGAAGGGGAATTTTCGGCTTTTTGTGCTTTCATGCGCGAGGCGGATATTTTGCCACAATTTATCCTGTATGCGCCGGAGGATTTTGCGCGATATGCCGATCTGGTGGCGCGTGGTGTTATCCCTGGCCGGGGTTTTCCGCTGTTATATGTGTTGGGGCGTTATACCGAGGGGCAAAAATCCAGCCCAATTGATTTGCTGGCGTTTTTGGCGGCACCCGTTTTGCGCGACTACCCGCCGCTGGTGTCAAACTGGATGATGTGCGCCTTCGGACAACATGAAAACGCCTGTGCGATGGCGGCAATCGCGCTTGGCGGTCATGCCCGGATCGGTTTTGAAAATAATACCCTTTTGGTGGATGGAACGCCTGCCCCGTCCAATGCGGCGTTGATTGATCAGGTAAAAAAGGGTGTTTTGATGCTGGGGCGCCCGCTGGCGGGTGCAAAAGTAGCGCGCAAGTTGCTTCGTCCGGCGTGGTAATATCAAAAAAAGTTGAAAAACCTGTGATATTGTTCACAGTTTGGCGATAACGAGGGATCACTTCTCGCGCTGTTGGGTTCATAATTGTGCAGCTTTAAATATAGTCCCCGGAATCGGGGGAGCCATCGCGTGCGATGGTTCTGCGTCCAAATTCTGCTGTTGCTTTGCACAGTTGAATAAATCCAACAGGGTGTAAGGGAGTCAATCCTGATGAAAAAGCTTGTTGCTATTGCAAGTGCGGTTGTGGCCTTGGCTGGGGTTTCGATGTTTTCGACCCAGGCATCAGCTGCTGACCAGAAATTTATTACCATCGGTACCGGTGGTGTAACCGGCGTTTATTATCCAACCGGCGGTGCGATCTGCCGTTTGGTCAATAAGGGCCGCAAGGACCACGGTATTCGGTGTTCGGTCGAATCTACCGGCGGGTCGGTTTACAACGTCAACACCATCCGCGCTGGTGAACTCGATATGGGCGTTGCCCAGTCCGATATCCAGTATTATGCCTATAACGGTACCGG contains the following coding sequences:
- a CDS encoding MaoC/PaaZ C-terminal domain-containing protein, coding for MKILCEGAKSGMEKKQYFKDYHKGDVRQSPARTITETDIVVHAGHTGDFSPHHMDAEFAKSTEFKRRIAHGTLVFSFAVGLASQTSNNPVAFSSGYDRVRFVRPVFIGDTLHSAITVSRLVAETDHPDFGQVIERIDVLNQNDETVLTAEHILMVEHG
- a CDS encoding aspartate aminotransferase family protein, which produces MTTHVLHRNSLVQPPRAVAGEGIYIIDENGKRYLDASGGAAVSCLGHSDPDVRAAIIEQVGKLAYAHSGFFSSDPMEELADDLIAHAAAGMEKVYFVSGGSEAVEAALKMARQYFLEIGEPERKFVIARRQSYHGNTLGALSVGGNMWRRRQFEPLLIDASHVSPCYAYRDQQMGETAEDYGLRVANELEDAILKLGAGQVAAFVAEPVVGATSGAVAAVPGYFKRIRDICDQYGVLLILDEVMCGMGRTGTLHAIEQEGISGDLQTIAKGLGAGYQPIGAVLVSGKIDRAIANGSGFFQHGHTYQGHATACAAALATQRAIRGRGLLANVVKQGETLQNALMTRFADHPYIGDIRGRGLFRGVEFVADRTTKQPFDPSLKIHAKIKKTAFENGLMCYPMGGTIDGQRGDHVLFAPPYIVKEEQIDDIVTLFAKTVDQVFSAKGQK
- a CDS encoding 3-keto-5-aminohexanoate cleavage protein codes for the protein MSLYAQTPAILAVAPNGARKMPADYPGLPITPEDIAREARACLEAGASVIHLHVRDDEGGHSLDTGRYREAIQEIRAAVGEDMLIQVTSEAVGIYEADAQMAMVRELVPEAVSLAIREVAPEGCDEGEFSAFCAFMREADILPQFILYAPEDFARYADLVARGVIPGRGFPLLYVLGRYTEGQKSSPIDLLAFLAAPVLRDYPPLVSNWMMCAFGQHENACAMAAIALGGHARIGFENNTLLVDGTPAPSNAALIDQVKKGVLMLGRPLAGAKVARKLLRPAW
- a CDS encoding replication initiator protein A, whose translation is MASSQQVDLFLDQLVDGAPFKDDRMLMEHPWFSLTKQPRRTPFHYSRGGVDIRIEPGAKGMANIYDKDLLMYLGSIINEKLERGEKVSDRKITFAAHDFLRSTKRQTSKRGYTLFLDMLERLDGTRVRTNVESGNDKIRSGFGWIESYRIIERKTKNGRSIMAGVEVTLNEWMFKAIVIDRRVLTISPRYFDLSKGLERRIYELARKHCGQQRSWLISIPSLKEKCGSDREERKFRADLGKIIEDGNIPDYSLRMGKSADFDSAFKSRNPKEWMLEVRPIRPQSDETLDAAANPAEESPEKLFERGDAQFRPKPLSIHVINNARERFPDWDIDHLEREWASSSQRNQLVIKDPEKAFMAFCERYVANRSIDM
- a CDS encoding GNAT family N-acetyltransferase, yielding MQIHDVNPDITIENCQPDLFDHYLDDLAHLLHACIYAGASISFIHPFDIEAARGFWQKSVRPGVIAGTRNVLVVKVNGAIAGSVQLDCDTPPNQQHRAEVAKLLVHPDYRRQGLAKRLMGALEDLAKTRKRTLITLDTRTGDKAEPLYRALGYHTVGSIPAFAKDPFTDSLDPTTIMYKQL
- a CDS encoding MurR/RpiR family transcriptional regulator; this encodes MPAYDDFREKLIDQYDAMSPQLQRAARYMLDHPDDVALKSMRALAIAADVPASTLVRLMKTIGIASYQEFRLSFQNRLRDIPASYTGRARQLQHRGTVAETTGSDGDDTSLETSNTTETTLIDEILQQELGNLAHSYGPGMRSALRDACMLIENARHVFVLGRRGAFPAAFQFAYAYRFFADNLTLVDGAAGTFGDQLRGMGRRDVLLAVSLSPYANDSLHVVDYALTQKTAVISVTDSDVSPLARHASANLLIADASPSFFQSFTAATSIMQALVALLVARGGEPALQQIARAEKQLSAFETYWQDASPKRNTRS
- a CDS encoding helix-turn-helix domain-containing protein, encoding MEQTQQNTLDQQIARQLRHLRQQQTWSLDTLASKTGISKSTLSRLEKADVSPTTDMLAKLCSAYSLTLSRLMLLIEEDFQPYYPVKQQPVWTDPETGFIRRSLSPPASTLAGEVLECTIPANTTITYAQPPKIGLEHHLVLQEGELTLSLDNRHYTLKPGDSLRYQLTGTSCFQTPPASAARYYLFIV